The window TAAAAAAAGGACTGATTGAATCATTTTATGATTCATCAGTCCTTTAAATTACAGAGTCGAATATTCATGACCAATCATCTTATTGAAATAAAAGTGCAAAAAACTATGGATGAAACCAGATGGTTTCATCCATAGTTCCTCTTTTTTATTTAACTTATTTTAAGCTTCTCTTTTTTGAAAAAAGAATACTTATTGCACCGAATAAAGCTAATAGCCCTATAATTAATGTTAGATAATTTGGCATTTCACCTGTTTGTGGAAATTCAGTTACATGACTTTCTGGTTTAGGTGTTGGTGTAGGAATTTGAGTTCCATTACTAGTTCCTTGATCACTATGATTTTCATTAGTATTTCCATCAACTACCAGATTTTTCGTATAAATATAAATCACGTCTTGTGCTTTATCTGTAAAAGTTCCAGTTGAATTACCTTGAATTTCTTTAAACATATAGCCTTTAATATCAAGCTGTTTGGTGGTATAATTCTCCCCAACATTCCCTGATAAAATGACATCCTTTGAAAGTGTATTCCCCTGTTCATCCTGATAACGAACCGTCACATCGGCTCCTTTTACTGCATCTTTCGTATAAACATAAATCACTTCTTGGACTTTATCCGTAAATTGACCCGTTGAATTCCCCTTTACTTCTTTGAAGGTATACCCTTTAATCCCTAATTCTTTCGACGTATAATTTTCGCCAACATTCCCTGATAAAACTTCATCTTTTGAAAGTGTATTCCCTTGTTCATCCTGATAACGAACCGTCACGTCCGCTCCTTTTACTGAATCTTTCGTATAAATATAAATCACTTCTTGAACTTGATTCGTAAACTGACCCGTTGAATTCCCTTTTACTTCTTTGAAGGTATACCCTTTAATCGTCAATTCTTTCGACGTATAATTTTCCCCAATATTTCCTGATAAAACTTCATCTTTTGAAAGTGTATTCCCCTGTTCATCCTGATAACGAACCGTCACATCCGCTCCTTTTACTGCATCCTTCGTATAAACATAAATCACTTCTTGTGCTTTATCCGTAAACTGACCTGTCACATTTCCCTTTACTTCTTTAAACGTATACCCTTTAATCACTAATTCTTTCGACGTATAATTTTCCCCAATATTCCCTGATAAAACTTCATCTTTTGAAAGTGTATTCCCCTGTTCATCCTGATAACGAACCGTCACATCAGCTCCTTTTACTGGATCTTTCGTATAAATATAAATCACTTCTTGAACTTTATCCGTAAATTGACCCGTTGAATTCCCTTTTACTTCTTTGAAGGTATACCCTTTAATCGTCAATTCTTTCGATATATAATTCTCCCCAACATTCCCTGATAAAATGACATCCTTTGAAAGTGAATTCCCTTGTTCATCCTGATAACGAACCGTTACATCGGCTCCTTTTACTGGATCTTTCGTATAAATATAAATCACTTCTTGGACTTTATCCGTAAATTGACCCGTTGAATTCCCCTTTACTTCTTTGAAGGTATACCCTTTAATCGCTAATTCTTTCGACGTATAATTTTCCCCAATATTCCCTGATAAAACTTCATCTTTTAAAAGTGTATTCCCTTGTTCATCCTGATAACGAACCGTCACATCGGCTCCTTTTATTGCATCTTTCGTATAAACATAAATCACTTCTTGTGCTTTATCCGTAAACTGACCTGTCACATTTCCCTTTACTTCTTTAAACGTATACCCTTTAATCCCTAATTCTTTCGACTTATAATTTTCCCCAATATTTCCTGATAAAATGACATCCTTTGAAAGTGTATTCCCCTGTTCATCTTGATAACGAACCGTCACGTCCGCTCCTTTTACTGGATCTTTCGTATAAATATAAATCACTTCTTGAACTTGATTCGTAAACTGACCCGTTGAATTCCCTTTTACTTCTTTGAAGGTATACCCTTTAATCGTCAATTCTTTCGACGTATAATTTTCGCCAACATTCCCTGATAAAACTTCATCTTTTGAAAGTGTATTCCCCTGTTCATCTTGATAACGAACCGTCACGTCGGCTCCTTTTACTGGATCTTTCGTGTAAACATAGATAGTTTCTTGTTGTTGATCGGTAAACCACCCAACTTTATTCCCTTTCACTTCTTTAAACGTATATCCTAGGATAGTAAGTTGTTTGGTGATATACCCTTTTCCAATATCACCACTTAAGATAGCATCTACTGCAATCTTAATGCCCTGCTCATCTTGATAGCGAACCGTTACATCGGCTCCTTTTATAGGATTTTTCGTATAAATATAGATTACTTCTTGCGCTTTGTCCGTATATTGACCATTCACATTTCCTTTTACTTCCTTGAACGTATATCCAGGAATATCCAACTTGTTCGTTGCGTAATTATCACCAACATTGCCACTAAACGTTTCATCTGTTGCAATTTGATTTCCTTGTTCATCCTGATATCGAGCTGTCACATCAGCGCCCAATACAACTTGTTTGCTATAAATAAATTTAAATTGATACTTAGGTGTTTTAGAAATAACCGTACTAGTACCTTGTTCAATTAAAATTGAATTGGGTTTACCACTAATTGGTTGACCTTTTATTGTTAACGCATACGGAGCTTCTGCGTATGTGTCCATAATATTGGATTGAGTAATATCCGTTTCAGTACCTGTTTCATTAATTAAAATAACTTTTTCTAAAGTCTGTCCTGGAATAATAACTATATCTTTATATTTTTCTACAATTAATGCATTATAAGCAAGGGGCAAACTTGCTGGTTCATCTGCTTTTATTTGATTCCCAGTTGCATCATAAAATAAAAAATTGGAGCGATACATTCTAGATTTTAATTGAATAAAAGCTTTATTTCCTACAAGTGGTTTACTTTTAAATCTAAAATTATATTTTATATAGTCTGTATCTTCAATTAATGTAGCATCCGCACTTGTTGATTCTACTTGATAAATATCTGCAAAATCTAACCTCTTCATCAAAACAGATAAGGGTATACTAGAGTCAGTCAATGAAAATGGACCTGTATATATATTAAGATTTTCAGCATAAGGAGCACGATAATACGGATCTGTCGGCATTGCTGTAATTGTAAATGTTCCTGTTATATCCGTATCAGCAAGCGGACTGGGGCTTGTTGTTAATGGCTGCTCAGTTGGAGCTACAGCATATGATGGAGTTGGAAAAATCGTCATAATTGTTAGTAATGTGACAAACAGTATTCTATACTTTTTCAAAAAAAATTCCTCTTTTCAGTTTATTAGCAAAAACTAATAAACTTATAATATTATTTTTGTACAAACTTATGTAAGATAATATACTATGGAGAATTATTTGAGTCAATTTCTATAATTTAGTAAATAGTAAACATTTTTGGGAATATACAAATTATTTTTTTATTATAAAAACTTCAAATGAATTTTATATTTTTGCTGAATGGGTTTACAAATCCACTCTTTTAAACAAACTAATCAAAAGAATTTCTATAATAAATAACAGATAATTAATGAAAACAAGAGCTATTTCTATGAGGCTTCCGACTTAAAAAAGTTGATTTTTAATTAAAAACAAAAAAACAATCTTTCATTTCCCCAATAAATAAGAATAAATTTAATTATAAAAAAATGATTTTTTTTTAACTTTTCTAAACACTTCCCTCATTTGATACACCAAATAAAACAGCTTCTCAAAAAATGGTAATCCGATTA is drawn from Carnobacterium gallinarum DSM 4847 and contains these coding sequences:
- a CDS encoding MucBP domain-containing protein, producing MKKYRILFVTLLTIMTIFPTPSYAVAPTEQPLTTSPSPLADTDITGTFTITAMPTDPYYRAPYAENLNIYTGPFSLTDSSIPLSVLMKRLDFADIYQVESTSADATLIEDTDYIKYNFRFKSKPLVGNKAFIQLKSRMYRSNFLFYDATGNQIKADEPASLPLAYNALIVEKYKDIVIIPGQTLEKVILINETGTETDITQSNIMDTYAEAPYALTIKGQPISGKPNSILIEQGTSTVISKTPKYQFKFIYSKQVVLGADVTARYQDEQGNQIATDETFSGNVGDNYATNKLDIPGYTFKEVKGNVNGQYTDKAQEVIYIYTKNPIKGADVTVRYQDEQGIKIAVDAILSGDIGKGYITKQLTILGYTFKEVKGNKVGWFTDQQQETIYVYTKDPVKGADVTVRYQDEQGNTLSKDEVLSGNVGENYTSKELTIKGYTFKEVKGNSTGQFTNQVQEVIYIYTKDPVKGADVTVRYQDEQGNTLSKDVILSGNIGENYKSKELGIKGYTFKEVKGNVTGQFTDKAQEVIYVYTKDAIKGADVTVRYQDEQGNTLLKDEVLSGNIGENYTSKELAIKGYTFKEVKGNSTGQFTDKVQEVIYIYTKDPVKGADVTVRYQDEQGNSLSKDVILSGNVGENYISKELTIKGYTFKEVKGNSTGQFTDKVQEVIYIYTKDPVKGADVTVRYQDEQGNTLSKDEVLSGNIGENYTSKELVIKGYTFKEVKGNVTGQFTDKAQEVIYVYTKDAVKGADVTVRYQDEQGNTLSKDEVLSGNIGENYTSKELTIKGYTFKEVKGNSTGQFTNQVQEVIYIYTKDSVKGADVTVRYQDEQGNTLSKDEVLSGNVGENYTSKELGIKGYTFKEVKGNSTGQFTDKVQEVIYVYTKDAVKGADVTVRYQDEQGNTLSKDVILSGNVGENYTTKQLDIKGYMFKEIQGNSTGTFTDKAQDVIYIYTKNLVVDGNTNENHSDQGTSNGTQIPTPTPKPESHVTEFPQTGEMPNYLTLIIGLLALFGAISILFSKKRSLK